A segment of the Arachis hypogaea cultivar Tifrunner chromosome 5, arahy.Tifrunner.gnm2.J5K5, whole genome shotgun sequence genome:
ACTTTGTATGGCTGTACACATCTGATGCAATGGAATCCAATCCAgtttattcaattcaatttatgatCTGAGAGTCCTTTTTAAGCATTCATTTATGCTTTCATATGATCTACCGAATACCAACATTTCAAATTATTGGGACccagtaacaaaaacagaaacaaTAGCTATAGTGTGTTTTTGCTAAGTCCACCATCAAGCAactaacaatttaaaaaatacaaattactTCTTTTCATATTGATACATTTGAAGATTCTTAATACAACCATATTTTCATCCTATAGAAAAAGGTCAAGGTGATTTAAAATTTATCCACCCCTAAGAAAATACCAAAGATACATcaatatacatattaaaattgCTATTTCCTATCATAATTTATATGCCCACTTATACATCATACTGCACAAATTACAAAATCACCCAAAAATACTTGCAAACACATGCTATATGGCTTTCCAAATAGACCTATTccgtgattaaaaaaaaaaatatacaatttttgcCTCACCTAATCAAAAGACCAAAGGTTGCACTGACTTGATGTTATTCTACTTCCGCTATCTTGCTGGCTGGTATTATGTCTTGTCTCTGTACATAGGCAGAGGGAAACCATCCAGCATTGCCCTTGCATTCTCCTTCAGACCATCCATTCCGATCAACCTAGAAATGCAGCGGACGGTGAGTAAGAATACAAGTCAAACCAGTAACAAGCTGATTTCGTTGGGAATAAAGAATATAGCTTATATCTCTATTAATAAATCAAACAGTGGTAGTAGTTGCAAAATGCAAATTAACTAAGTGATAATACAAAAGAAGCATAATATGTTAAGGTGTAAAGATGTGGCCAATAACATGCTATCAAGATGGCAACATCAAAATTATCTGTTTTCGATGTACAAAAAACAGTGAAAAGCTATGAGAGTAGGGGAAGGTATGGGAACCAAATCACAAGAAACAACCTGTGAAAGATGATTCATTTTGTTGCCATTCAAGATAGAGTTCAAGCCAAATGTTATGTTTGGATGAATTTTTTATACAAGTGaaatatgatttaatttgaatttcactACTACTTCCTCCCTTGGATTCTAAATTGCAAGAAGAAATACAAATGGCTTTTAGGACCCAGCCAAGGACACATAATTATGAACGAAGAGAAGTCCATGATAAATAGCTGAAAAGTTCTTAAGGAAGTACCTGACGAACTACAACATAATCATCAACTGATAGGCTCAATTCTCCCTCGGCTTGAGCATCAAAAGGATGTATGACCTACAaagtaatagagaaattatttacttttaagctatgaacaaaaattaaaaattacacaTCAGTTCTTGCAAATTTGAAATTATATCAGATAACAGGactttaattttatgtaaatCAAAAGATTCCAGATCTGTTCGTTTGTTTTACACAACATACCTTAGCAAAAAAGAATGTTCCTGTTTGATTGTTGTGTTTATGATCAACGCCATTTGAATTAGCATTCTCAGTCGTAGGTTGACTATGCCCAACTCTTGGTGGTGGAAATGAAGAAGACTCTTTTGGATGTCTCTCATCAATCATCTGAGTAGCACCCGATACAATGAATTTGAtaagtaaaactaaaattgttTGCAATATCATTCCAGAGGCAAACATGTAGAATAGATACAGGAAGAGTCAGGCTACAAGGGATAACCTCAGTATATAGTTTCTCTAGAATAACAAGGGCATTTCGATGATAGGCTCTCTCAGCATCAACCTACCAAATGGGAAACCAAATGAGAAAGGAAACACAAGGCTTAGGATaggaaaatacatgaaaataatttttctcaACTATAAAATAGTGTAACCAATCTACATCATATAAGAAAAACTAATTATATGATGAGAAATTTTACCATTATGAATTTAGATTCTCATAAAGGTTTTAACCCACGGCGGGATAGAAACCACAATTGATCACTAATTCACTATCATGTCAAGTATACACACTAAGGGAAGAATGGACCATGGATAGTTTGCAGTCTTTACCTTCACTCACACACAGAGAGACAGAAGTATGGGAAGGAAATTGGTCAATAATTAAGGGGGAATTTATAACATGATCAACGACTTAGTAAACGTACTAACGTAAACATCCTCTTGTGTAACCAAGAATCTGATATTCTAAAGTTTCTTTATGTTCAAATCCCATTCAGCTGATACCAGCAATACGTTTTTACTATAATAGGCCATGATGATCAGCATAACTCAGGCACATAAAAGTCAAATCAACAATCAGATAGCAAGAAACGCCTTGCACATAGAATTTAGCTTACCATTGTACAAAGGCTCTGGAGGGTTACTTGTTGCTGTTGTTCTTCAACTGACAACATAGCAGTGGTTGCTTCCCTGCCAAGTGCCGTCAAGGCGGATTTAAGCTCTTTCAGCCTTGTTTCTGCAGTTTGAAGCCTCATGGAATTTTCTGCAGACACAGAAGTATCCCTCAACTTTGATCGACGCCTCAAAACTTCAGCAGCCTGATGAGAAGACAACTGTGATAAATACCTTGCATTGAACACCATCATATACATGCCACTGTGGCAGTAAATTATTACCTGGGCTTCTACTTCTTGACGAAGTTTGTCATAGCGATGCGTGAGGTGGCGTGCATCCTCCAAAGGAGCGCCAGTTATTTGTGCTCGCAGTGGCTCAGAGATCTACAAAATAAACCTGAGGCAGGATTAGGAGCATAAAATTTGAGAGCAAGGTGGGATAAGGGAAAGCAATTGTTGGATATctccattttcttcttattcttctttgttTTTGCATAAAATTGAGGAATCAATATGAGTATATGAgatataattgaagaaaaaaGACAAAAACTTGCAACAATGATAATTTAGTAATAGTTCCCAAAAGATTACCTGATCACCTAGGATCCCAAGCAAagtctctctctcattttccaaTGTTTCGTATGAGTTACCGAATTGAAGAGAAGGCCCTGCCAGAGGGTAATCACCCCCTTGATTCTCAGTGCCATACTTACAGCAGTCCTTAGCCAACTTCCTCACTGAAGTATACATAGAACACAATGTCAATTATCATCCCTGAGGCAGAAACTAACTAAACAGAGACAAACAAAAAAATGCAAACTCACCTATCTCCATTTGCTTGGAACTAACAGAGATCAAACCTTCAATACCACGAACAATATGCCGCTGAAAATGCTGCAAGCATCACACAGACAAATAAGCATTCTTAAATCATTAAATTCCAGCCATTAGATGAATGAAAAGGAGGAATTAATGTAAAGTAAGTATACAATATCAACGAATGAAATTGCAAGAAAGTGCCAAATCAGTATAAACAACTATACATTACCATAACTACCCACCATGATTTCTCACTTTCCTGTAATTTGATTGGTTGACATATTAAACCACAAGTGCATAGAAATTAATCTTAAATGAAAATACACCTTAGCAGTCTTTGTTGAATTGTATAACTTTCTAAGTTTTTCATGACATTCAAGTTCGGATTCATCTGTCATGAGCGGTTCATTGCTGATTTGGCCTAGTTGTCTAAGTATAGCCtgcaaaagttaaaaaaaaaaaaaatcatgatctCGAACAAGGACAGAAACAAAATTCAACAGTGACAACCAGCGAGTCTAGTCATTCTACGCTTTCCAGTttccattattaaaaaaaaaatgaactttTGCACAAAACCtaacttgaaaattttcaaggTAAACTCGTAATCACATGCTACAGTAGAAATTAACCTAAAACAGTGAACACAGCCAGTAAGCAGAACCCGAATTGGCAACTACACCAAAAGAAGTTCCACGAGAAAGAGAACAAGGAAGCATCACCTGTTGCTGCCTTGCAACTTGTTCCCTTAATTTGCTAGCTTGCTTCCTTATAGCGTCCATCTTTCTCCTTTCTTTAATAACAGAAACAGTTACCTTTGTCCTGAAGTCCAATCACAAAATGATCAATAAAAAGAAAAGCTTTGCCTTTTGAATTGCAACAGTTCTTGAAGAAATAGAGAGGGGAAAAACAACGCATGGATCGAAAGGGAGTTGCCTAGAGAGAAGTTAGAACTTAGAAGAGAAGCgaaaggaagagaagaaggtTTAGACTTTAGACAGTGGAAACGGGTGAAAAAGTGCAATGAAGATTGAAGAGAGAATCTTGGTCTTCGCGGAGAAAAGTGTCTTTTCATAAAAGAATTTCCGAAACCGGGACACGCACATGTGAAATTTTCACCGTATTCAGAATTTCTTAGGTGCCCTTTCAAGGAAAGGCCAATTCTTAAACGAGGAGGTTTTGTCgctcattttttattattggccaaattttaatgtaatatttaataattattgaattttatgatatttttttaaaaataattttaataaattattttaaaaaataaaaattttactaaaccaAACCTAACTACtcgaaataattttaattttaagttccTTCAGTTATTTCTTGATTAATAAATTAGATACTTTGAGGTATGACGGTTTATTATCCAGCTTTAAGTTAGGTTTCTCGGTACTTTTCTATCTATATGGTAGTAGACTAGTAGTATTTGACTATTTATCAATTTTAACTTTTAAGGCCCAAATTTTATATACGAGTGGTTACTAATTTGCTGGGTGATGGTGATGACCGTGGATAAActgatattttattatataaaaaaatatttatagaaaaccaaatgatagttaaaaatttaaaaaataaactaggTATCCTCTATGATGCAAAGAAGCATTgtattctattataaaaaaatttaaagaataaaaaccaaaaaattctaattttcttttttaaatctaCACGAAAATACACACTTTAAGAAATCCAAATAAATTAtacaaactttttaagttttcaatacattaaaaaatcctaaattttctattttaactACTTTTAGCTAAATCCTATAAAGAAGAAGACTAAGAAATAACTTTTATAAAGCGCAAGAAAAATCACTAAAAAACTGTGATAGAtagtaagtaaataaataaaggagTCCTCTAAAGTTTTGGATATTAATAAATAGTGGAGTAAtagatattaatgtaatttttggatttgaatcctctaaagtttgaattttattttaaagagtaaagtgtgatctctcgccattaattttataggtgggaccaacaataaatatgaaagagaaattattcaatagtagaagatcacactttattctttaaagtgaaatttaaactttagaaGATGTAAATCTGTAACTTTTAatctactattattattattattattattattattattaaatgcgTGTAATAATAATAAGGATTTAACTGGCCTATCTCTTAAGATATAAAATAAGGTTATTAGTGATAAAAGGTTTGAAAtactttattttaataaatactcaCCAAATACAttgagaatttaaattttatattattttttataaaaacttttttaatttataacttAATCATAAGAGTACATGTTAATTAAATCCtaataataaatatcaaattagttAAGTTTTTATCTCTTAATAAAtgattttgtgtttaaattttaaaaataataatagtaatagaaaTTCTTTAATCATATGTTTATTGATGTTTGATTTTACTAAATATATATGTTTTCACTATAAAGAAAGATTCTATAATATCAAAGATTAAGATATCTAAGTTatgtatgaattttttttttcttattttttttatttggtgattattaaaaaattattattgtgtTAATCGCCGGAGTTCAAAAGATCTCCACGATCACAATAAAAAATATCTCAAGAGTCAAAgtcagaaaaaaaatttaataattggagTCAAAAGTAGTCAACCGTCAATGTTGGAAAGAGTTTAATAGTTATAAAGCAAATCAtggttgaaaaaaataagaatgagTTAGACATATTTGAGTTTTAAGTTTATTTAAACTCTAAATCTCTAAGTTTGCTTCAGCTTAAGACTATctaaaatccaattttttttcaggttCAAAACTATTTAAAGTTTGAGATTACTTTATACCAAATAATTTAAGATAATTCAATCATAGTTTAACTGAAATAattgaattataataaaataatacataaatttataaataaacacacaaatataaactttttattttaactacTTTTAACTAACTCCTGTAAAGTAGAAGACTAAGAAATAACTTTTACAAAGCGCA
Coding sequences within it:
- the LOC112800170 gene encoding SH3 domain-containing protein 1-like isoform X1, producing the protein MDAIRKQASKLREQVARQQQAILRQLGQISNEPLMTDESELECHEKLRKLYNSTKTAKHFQRHIVRGIEGLISVSSKQMEIVRKLAKDCCKYGTENQGGDYPLAGPSLQFGNSYETLENERETLLGILGDQISEPLRAQITGAPLEDARHLTHRYDKLRQEVEAQAAEVLRRRSKLRDTSVSAENSMRLQTAETRLKELKSALTALGREATTAMLSVEEQQQQVTLQSLCTMVDAERAYHRNALVILEKLYTEMIDERHPKESSSFPPPRVGHSQPTTENANSNGVDHKHNNQTGTFFFAKVIHPFDAQAEGELSLSVDDYVVVRQVDRNGWSEGECKGNAGWFPSAYVQRQDIIPASKIAEVE
- the LOC112800170 gene encoding SH3 domain-containing protein 1-like isoform X2; the encoded protein is MDAIRKQASKLREQVARQQQAILRQLGQISNEPLMTDESELECHEKLRKLYNSTKTAKHFQRHIVRGIEGLISVSSKQMEIVRKLAKDCCKYGTENQGGDYPLAGPSLQFGNSYETLENERETLLGILGDQISEPLRAQITGAPLEDARHLTHRYDKLRQEVEAQAAEVLRRRSKLRDTSVSAENSMRLQTAETRLKELKSALTALGREATTAMLSVEEQQQQVTLQSLCTMMIDERHPKESSSFPPPRVGHSQPTTENANSNGVDHKHNNQTGTFFFAKVIHPFDAQAEGELSLSVDDYVVVRQVDRNGWSEGECKGNAGWFPSAYVQRQDIIPASKIAEVE